One window of Pseudobacteriovorax antillogorgiicola genomic DNA carries:
- a CDS encoding LysR family transcriptional regulator: MKMSFQDLSNFLAIADSPSISHAANLLGVRQPSLSESLKKIESAAGVALFYRSRTGIKLTPAGRDFRARARTVMDQLGELSQVFAGQKPMVGHSLIIGCHPSVGQFTLPKAFQILEQELPKLKIDLIHGSSRDIQTKIQKGEIDCGVVINPVPVPDLVIVPLCEDVVSVWSVDEPSERIICDPQLIQTQSILRQWRDAPEQIVPTNSLELIVKLVSAGLGYGVIPQKVVETWGAGLHRHSELPVYTDRVCLVHRPEFARHQVERLVADALKSALMG, from the coding sequence ATGAAAATGAGCTTTCAAGATCTAAGCAACTTTCTAGCGATTGCGGATAGCCCTAGCATCAGTCATGCAGCTAACCTACTCGGTGTTAGACAACCTAGCCTCTCCGAGTCTCTTAAAAAAATAGAGTCAGCTGCTGGGGTCGCTCTTTTTTACCGTTCTCGAACTGGGATCAAGCTGACCCCAGCAGGGCGAGACTTTCGAGCTAGGGCTCGCACAGTGATGGACCAACTTGGGGAGTTGAGCCAAGTTTTCGCCGGTCAAAAGCCAATGGTTGGCCATAGCTTGATCATAGGTTGCCATCCATCTGTTGGGCAGTTTACTTTGCCTAAAGCTTTTCAGATTTTGGAACAGGAGCTACCTAAGCTTAAAATTGATCTGATTCATGGCTCCTCCCGTGATATTCAAACTAAAATTCAAAAGGGAGAGATCGATTGTGGTGTGGTGATCAATCCGGTGCCGGTGCCTGATCTGGTGATCGTGCCACTTTGTGAAGATGTTGTCAGCGTATGGTCTGTTGATGAGCCTTCAGAGCGTATCATTTGCGATCCTCAGCTCATTCAAACTCAATCGATTCTTAGACAATGGCGGGACGCTCCGGAGCAGATAGTTCCGACAAACTCCCTCGAATTGATTGTTAAGCTCGTAAGCGCAGGTCTAGGCTATGGTGTCATTCCACAAAAAGTTGTTGAGACTTGGGGGGCGGGCTTGCATCGGCATAGTGAATTGCCAGTGTATACGGATCGAGTTTGCTTGGTCCATCGCCCCGAGTTTGCTCGGCATCAGGTGGAACGGTTGGTAGCAGATGCGCTGAAATCAGCCTTGATGGGCTGA
- a CDS encoding S10 family peptidase, with product MIKVAILGLLIAGGAIAETKKDSSEKEKEIPKPLLAKTEHEGRFGKVRMKYRAKAGETYLYDREGKPKASIFSTAYTALDIDDPAKRPVTFIFNGGPGSSSVWLHMGVMGPMVTRVPSDGAGAGAAPYKVESNPWSLLVASDLVFIDPVGTGYSRALGKYEDKQFWGVREDAEVIGEFIRSYISSEKRWNSPKYLAGESYGTVRAAALVRELQEGWEGIALNGVMLISAILDFQAGRFQKGNDTPFVTFLPTYAATAWYHKKVPEHDRPLEEFLADVRDFASTDYVVALFKGNNLSVADRQKVLDQLHRFTGLDKAYLEQTNLRIHAFRFMKELLRDQGKTIGRFDSRYLGKDYDAAGEFFDYDASAYGITGAYVASINHYLGHTLQLKTDRKYLILNGEVGSSWNWGQAKGQKTATGYLNLTPTLATGMIQNPDFRIFVANGYYDLATPFHSTEYTLAHHGIDPKRVTMQYYEAGHMMYVHQPSLEALGRDLMEFVSSHKKTGRVAH from the coding sequence ATGATTAAGGTAGCGATTCTAGGCCTGCTCATCGCTGGTGGGGCTATCGCCGAGACTAAAAAGGATAGCTCAGAAAAGGAAAAGGAAATTCCCAAACCCCTCTTGGCCAAGACGGAGCATGAGGGGCGGTTTGGCAAGGTGCGTATGAAGTATAGGGCTAAAGCAGGGGAAACCTACCTCTACGATCGGGAAGGAAAGCCCAAAGCCAGTATCTTTAGCACAGCCTACACTGCGCTAGATATTGACGATCCTGCCAAGAGGCCTGTGACATTTATTTTCAACGGTGGGCCAGGGTCCTCGTCTGTTTGGCTTCATATGGGGGTGATGGGGCCCATGGTTACTCGGGTTCCAAGTGACGGGGCTGGTGCTGGAGCTGCGCCCTACAAGGTGGAGTCTAACCCTTGGAGCCTCTTAGTGGCATCAGATCTTGTGTTTATCGACCCTGTGGGAACTGGCTATAGCCGAGCCCTGGGTAAATATGAAGATAAGCAGTTTTGGGGAGTTCGGGAAGATGCAGAGGTCATTGGGGAGTTTATCCGTTCCTACATCAGTAGCGAGAAACGCTGGAATTCGCCGAAATACCTGGCTGGGGAAAGCTACGGCACAGTTCGTGCGGCGGCCTTAGTTAGGGAATTGCAGGAAGGGTGGGAGGGCATTGCTCTAAACGGCGTGATGCTGATCTCTGCGATTCTGGACTTTCAAGCAGGGCGATTCCAGAAGGGCAATGATACCCCTTTTGTTACGTTTCTGCCCACCTATGCAGCTACTGCTTGGTATCATAAGAAAGTTCCAGAACATGATCGACCCCTGGAAGAATTCCTTGCCGATGTAAGGGACTTCGCCAGCACAGACTATGTGGTAGCTTTATTTAAGGGAAATAATTTGTCAGTAGCGGATCGACAAAAAGTTTTAGATCAGCTCCATCGGTTTACTGGTTTAGACAAAGCCTATCTCGAACAAACCAACCTCAGAATTCACGCATTTCGCTTTATGAAAGAGTTGCTCAGAGATCAGGGTAAGACTATTGGGCGCTTTGATAGCCGCTACCTTGGGAAAGACTACGATGCAGCGGGGGAGTTTTTTGATTATGATGCTTCTGCCTATGGCATCACGGGTGCCTACGTTGCTAGTATCAATCATTACTTGGGACACACCCTACAACTAAAAACCGACCGCAAGTACCTGATCCTTAATGGCGAAGTGGGCAGTAGCTGGAACTGGGGCCAAGCCAAAGGTCAAAAAACTGCCACTGGGTACCTAAACTTAACTCCAACTCTGGCGACAGGAATGATTCAAAACCCGGATTTCAGAATATTTGTGGCCAATGGCTATTATGATCTAGCAACTCCATTTCACTCGACAGAATATACATTGGCTCACCATGGCATCGACCCGAAGCGCGTGACAATGCAATACTATGAGGCCGGACACATGATGTACGTTCATCAACCTTCTTTGGAAGCGCTCGGCAGGGATTTAATGGAATTCGTTAGCTCTCACAAGAAAACAGGTAGAGTTGCTCACTGA